One Chrysiogenia bacterium DNA window includes the following coding sequences:
- a CDS encoding outer membrane beta-barrel protein: MRQSITITLGVALAAVLSLALSAQPAHAGDKLDQVFFRFAYSRLNDNRAGEVFTDTLTGVNSNEGGGSIGAGLDLALTDPDQLGGNVLLGEIFLNYSRFSDKRVAQASSAIVTGLGGGTVTPALTKVSVSELNVTVAPKLRLDSMGPIRPWVIPVGLAFLVNSPPSNNTSYLDVGLHFGAGVEYVLVDQLSIGADFRYTHGLEHSDTHTRYFSTGGYVGINFE, translated from the coding sequence GCCGTCCTCTCGCTGGCCCTGAGCGCGCAGCCCGCCCACGCGGGCGACAAGCTCGATCAGGTCTTCTTCCGCTTCGCCTACAGCCGGCTCAACGACAACCGCGCCGGCGAGGTATTCACCGACACCCTCACGGGCGTCAACAGCAACGAAGGCGGCGGCTCCATTGGCGCGGGCCTTGATCTGGCACTCACCGATCCCGACCAACTCGGCGGCAACGTCCTGCTCGGCGAAATTTTTCTCAATTACTCCCGCTTCTCCGACAAGCGCGTGGCGCAGGCCAGCAGCGCCATCGTGACAGGTCTTGGCGGCGGCACGGTAACCCCGGCCCTCACCAAGGTCAGCGTGAGCGAGCTCAACGTCACCGTCGCGCCCAAGCTGCGCCTGGATTCCATGGGCCCCATTCGCCCCTGGGTGATCCCGGTCGGCCTGGCCTTCCTCGTGAACTCGCCGCCCTCGAACAACACCTCGTATCTCGATGTCGGCCTGCACTTTGGCGCCGGCGTGGAATACGTGCTGGTGGACCAGCTCTCGATCGGTGCGGACTTCCGCTACACCCACGGCCTTGAGCATTCGGACACCCACACCCGCTACTTCTCCACGGGCGGTTACGTCGGCATCAATTTCGAATAA